The Pempheris klunzingeri isolate RE-2024b chromosome 1, fPemKlu1.hap1, whole genome shotgun sequence genome includes a region encoding these proteins:
- the slc35c1 gene encoding GDP-fucose transporter 1, translating to MNRTQLKRSSILRMALAGSETMDQDEHGDPFILRAVRIAAVVVLYWFVSITMVFLNNYLLDNRELDAPLFVTFYQCVVTVGLCWLMQLLSRLCPGLIDFPSVRFDVKTSREVLPLSVVFIGMITFNNLCLKYVGVAFYTVGRSLSTVFNVLLSYFILKQTTSFHAILCCGVILGGFWLGVDQEGLAGSLSWSGVFFGVLASAFVSLNAIYTKKVMPAVDGNIWKLSYYNNINACILFLPLIIVFGELGNIASFTRLSDLRFWAMMTLGGVFGFAIGYVTGLQIKFTSPLTHNVSGTAKACAQTVIAVVYNSSSKSLLWWTSNMMVLGGSSAYTWVKSLEMKKIPHKDPQDSAKEKLLSGEKGNMGV from the exons ATGAACAGGACCCAGCTGAAGCGGTCCAGTATTTTAAGGATGGCTCTGGCCGGCTCGGAAACGATGGACCAGGACGAACATGGAGACCCTTTCATACTCCGAGCTGTCCGGATAGCAGCCGTGGTTGTCCTGTACTGGTTTGTTTCAATAACAATGGTGTTCCTTAATAATTACCTGCTGGACAACCGGGAACTGGACGCGCCGTTGTTCGTCACTTTCTACCAGTGTGTGGTGACCGTGGGGCTCTGCTGGCTCATGCAGCTGCTGTCCAGACTGTGTCCGGGACTCATCGACTTCCCGTCGGTCAGATTCGACGTGAAGACGTCCCGGGAGGTGCTGCCGCTGTCCGTCGTGTTCATCGGCATGATCACCTTCAACAACCTGTGCCTGAAATATGTCGGAGTGGCTTTCTACACGGTCGGCCGCTCACTCAGCACAGTTTTCAACGTGCTGCTGTCTTACTTTATCCTGAAGCAGACCACATCCTTCCATGCCATACTCTGCTGTGGGGTCATATTAG GTGGTTTCTGGCTCGGTGTGGACCAGGAAGGCTTGGCCGGGTCCCTGTCCTGGTCAGGTGTCTTCTTTGGGGTGTTGGCCAGCGCTTTTGTCTCCCTGAACGCCATCTACACCAAGAAGGTGATGCCGGCAGTAGACGGGAACATCTGGAAGCTGTCCTACTACAACAACATTAACGCCTGCATCCTCTTCCTCCCGCTCATTATTGTGTTTGGAGAATTGGGCAACATCGCCAGCTTCACCCGTCTCTCTGACCTCAGGTTCTGGGCCATGATGACACTCGGAGGGGTGTTTGGTTTCGCCATCGGCTACGTCACGGGCCTCCAGATTAAGTTCACCAGTCCGCTCACACACAACGTCTCAGGCACAGCGAAGGCCTGCGCGCAGACTGTTATTGCGGTGGTGTATAACTCTTCCAGCAAAAGCTTGCTGTGGTGGACCAGTAACATGATGGTTCTAGGTGGCTCGTCAGCCTACACTTGGGTCAAAAGTCTCGAAATGAAGAAGATTCCCCACAAAGACCCTCAGGACTCAGCCAAGGAAAAACTGCTGTCAGGGGAGAAAGGTAACATGGGAGTGTAG